The Blautia hydrogenotrophica DSM 10507 genome window below encodes:
- the msrB gene encoding peptide-methionine (R)-S-oxide reductase MsrB, with amino-acid sequence MLKEIYLAGGCFWGLEAYLKRLPGVVQTQTGYANGRTESPTYQDVCHRHTGHAETVKTVYQPEILSLALLLKAFFRVIDPTSENRQGWDIGEQYRTGIYYLEEEDLPVIWQAVQQQQKKYEESIVTQVERLENFYLAEDYHQNYLEKYPAGYCHIHLGEAEAFIEEEGLRQLQRGSERIQAGAYQRPADEILRENLTDIQYHVTQNGGTELPYQNEYDRHFEKGIYVDVTTGEPLFASSDKFQSGCGWPAFTKPIAPEVLREKMDTSYGMLRTEVRSRAGDAHLGHVFEDGPVQTGGLRYCINSAALRFVAYEDMEREGYGNLKELVK; translated from the coding sequence ATGCTGAAAGAGATCTATCTGGCCGGTGGATGTTTCTGGGGATTGGAGGCTTATTTAAAAAGGTTGCCCGGAGTGGTTCAGACACAGACAGGATACGCCAATGGGAGGACGGAGAGCCCAACGTATCAAGACGTATGTCACCGTCACACAGGCCACGCGGAGACCGTGAAGACAGTTTACCAGCCGGAGATATTAAGTCTTGCATTGCTGCTGAAAGCGTTTTTCAGAGTGATCGACCCCACCAGTGAAAATCGTCAGGGATGGGATATTGGAGAACAGTACCGTACAGGGATTTATTACTTAGAAGAAGAGGACCTGCCGGTAATCTGGCAGGCGGTTCAGCAGCAGCAGAAAAAGTACGAGGAGTCGATCGTTACCCAAGTGGAAAGATTGGAGAACTTTTATCTTGCAGAGGATTACCATCAAAACTACCTAGAGAAATATCCGGCTGGATACTGTCATATTCATCTGGGAGAGGCGGAGGCATTTATTGAAGAGGAAGGTCTGAGACAGCTGCAAAGAGGAAGTGAGAGGATTCAGGCCGGGGCATACCAAAGACCAGCTGATGAGATTCTTAGAGAGAATCTGACAGACATACAGTACCATGTAACTCAAAATGGCGGGACGGAGTTGCCCTACCAAAATGAGTATGATCGACACTTTGAGAAAGGAATTTACGTAGACGTTACCACGGGGGAACCGTTGTTCGCGTCTTCCGATAAATTTCAGTCTGGTTGCGGATGGCCGGCGTTTACCAAGCCTATCGCTCCTGAGGTATTGAGGGAAAAAATGGATACCTCTTACGGTATGTTGCGCACTGAGGTTAGAAGTCGGGCAGGAGATGCCCATCTAGGGCATGTGTTTGAGGACGGACCAGTACAGACGGGAGGATTGCGATACTGCATCAACAGTGCAGCTTTGCGTTTCGTGGCCTATGAAGATATGGAAAGGGAAGGATATGGGAATTTGAAAGAATTGGTAAAATAG